A genome region from Longimicrobium sp. includes the following:
- a CDS encoding ferritin-like domain-containing protein, translated as MDTDMTQPGGGVPPVPVSDIIDGLNDLLQLDHDAIGAYDVAIEKLADRDHANQILGFRRDHERHIQELNELIAGLGGEAKNQPHLTGPFKQALQSLGAVGGDRGVLAAFRQNELQVRSKYELYAAKANHWPQNLKRAIDRNALDEERHYRWVADAMQAMGVGMGEGPEIDAATAAREKALVTGTTVENAVETIVEVAGVAKERIVDAAGTARERLADVAGTARERATELAGTARERATELAGTARERVSGLAETVRGGVADGTTGASNRISGLLDMEEGPLAAPVGKVRGGVGTARQGAMDAASTLEARIREKPVQTLLMAGVAGFVVGRLLR; from the coding sequence GTGGACACGGACATGACGCAGCCCGGAGGCGGGGTACCGCCGGTGCCGGTGTCGGACATCATCGACGGGCTCAACGACCTGCTCCAGCTCGACCATGACGCGATCGGCGCGTACGACGTCGCCATCGAGAAGCTGGCGGACCGCGACCACGCCAACCAGATCCTGGGCTTCCGGCGCGACCACGAGCGCCACATCCAGGAGCTGAACGAGCTGATCGCGGGGCTGGGCGGCGAGGCGAAGAACCAGCCCCACCTCACCGGGCCGTTCAAGCAGGCGCTCCAGAGCCTCGGCGCGGTCGGTGGAGACCGCGGGGTGCTCGCCGCGTTCCGGCAGAACGAGCTGCAGGTGCGCAGCAAGTACGAGCTGTACGCCGCCAAGGCCAACCACTGGCCGCAGAACCTGAAGCGCGCCATCGACCGCAACGCGCTGGACGAGGAGCGGCACTACCGCTGGGTGGCCGACGCGATGCAGGCGATGGGCGTGGGCATGGGTGAAGGCCCGGAGATCGACGCCGCCACCGCCGCGCGCGAGAAGGCGCTGGTGACCGGCACCACCGTCGAGAACGCCGTCGAGACGATCGTGGAAGTGGCCGGGGTGGCGAAAGAGCGCATCGTGGACGCGGCCGGCACCGCGCGCGAGCGGCTGGCCGACGTGGCGGGAACGGCGAGGGAGCGGGCCACCGAGCTCGCGGGCACGGCGCGCGAACGGGCGACGGAGCTGGCCGGTACCGCACGCGAGCGCGTCAGCGGCCTGGCCGAGACGGTGCGCGGCGGCGTCGCGGATGGGACCACCGGGGCCAGCAACCGCATCTCCGGGCTGCTGGACATGGAAGAGGGGCCGCTCGCCGCGCCGGTCGGCAAGGTGCGCGGCGGGGTGGGGACCGCCCGCCAGGGTGCGATGGACGCGGCATCCACGCTGGAAGCGCGCATCCGCGAAAAGCCGGTGCAGACGCTGCTCATGGCGGGAGTGGCTGGATTCGTCGTCGGACGTCTACTTCGATAG
- a CDS encoding LEA type 2 family protein — protein MRAAAPLFRASVDDDGVWGSALAQVLARVAAAAASRWRNSMRRKKMYTRRTIPFRRQALLLPLLAVLSGCASMGNLGAFLSAPTFQVDQNQQAQLRLLPPGPGRPAGGAAIRLYARVTNPNPLALTLSTLAGQLELEGRQAAEVNFPLGVPLAAGGQTVVPLDIAVSFSDVPALGSVIMNALTGRSIAYRLNGTVGVDAGPLGRPTFGPMALLSGSTRVTR, from the coding sequence ATGCGTGCAGCCGCGCCGCTTTTCCGCGCCTCCGTGGACGATGACGGCGTGTGGGGCTCCGCTCTTGCACAGGTGTTGGCGCGTGTGGCCGCCGCGGCGGCTTCCAGGTGGCGCAACTCGATGAGGCGAAAGAAGATGTATACGCGACGCACGATCCCGTTCCGGCGCCAGGCGCTGCTCCTGCCGCTCCTCGCGGTGCTTTCCGGCTGCGCTTCGATGGGCAACCTGGGCGCCTTCCTGAGCGCCCCGACCTTCCAGGTGGACCAGAACCAGCAGGCGCAGCTCCGCCTCCTGCCGCCCGGCCCCGGGCGCCCCGCCGGCGGCGCGGCGATCCGCCTCTACGCGCGCGTCACCAACCCCAATCCGCTGGCGCTCACGCTGAGCACGCTGGCCGGGCAGCTGGAGCTGGAGGGGCGGCAGGCGGCGGAGGTGAACTTCCCGCTCGGCGTCCCCCTCGCCGCCGGCGGGCAGACGGTGGTGCCGCTCGACATTGCGGTGAGCTTCAGCGACGTCCCGGCGCTCGGGAGCGTGATCATGAACGCCCTCACCGGCCGCTCTATCGCCTACCGTCTGAACGGCACCGTCGGTGTGGATGCCGGCCCGCTCGGCCGGCCCACCTTTGGGCCGATGGCGCTGCTTTCGGGGAGCACGCGCGTTACGCGGTAG